In Nicotiana tabacum cultivar K326 chromosome 19, ASM71507v2, whole genome shotgun sequence, one DNA window encodes the following:
- the LOC142173422 gene encoding uncharacterized protein LOC142173422 translates to MKQYLNKVQVLLSWFKEWSIVHIPREENVEADALANLESSTEMKGSDFGAVVQLLHSVLDADGYCEVNLTSLIWDWRNEFIEYLRHGKLPEDPKASRALRIKVTHYYLIDGQLYRRSFQGSLDQCFGTSEADYVVREVHEGVCGNHFGADSLVLKLVKAGYYWPRMEQDVKTFV, encoded by the coding sequence ATGAAACAATACTTGAACAAGGTTCAAGTATTACTTTCCTGGTTCAAAGAATGGTCAATCGTCCACATTCCAAGGGAGGAAAATGTGGAGGCAGATGCATTAGCCAATTTGGAGTCATCCACAGAAATGAAAGGATCTGATTTTGGTGCGGTAGTTCAATTGTTGCATTCAGTGTTGGATGCGGACGGCTACTGTGAAGTTAATTTAACCAGTTTAatctgggattggaggaacgagttCATTGAATATCTAAGGCATGGAAAATTGCCTGAAGACCCGAAAGCATCCCGGGCACTGCGGATCAAGGTGACTCATTACTATCTTATTGACGGACAGTTATACAGGAGGTCATTCCAAGGATCATTGGATCAGTGTTTCGGGACATCAGAGGCTGACTATGTGGTGAGGGAAGTTCATGAAGGGGTCTGCGGGAATCATTTCGGTGCAGACTCGTTAGTTCTCAAGTTAGTCAAAGCTGGCTACTATTGGCCTCGGATGGAGCAAGACGTAAAGACATTTGTATAA